Proteins from a genomic interval of Zingiber officinale cultivar Zhangliang chromosome 1B, Zo_v1.1, whole genome shotgun sequence:
- the LOC122040618 gene encoding probable protein S-acyltransferase 22 — MVFALLLLILQWAVGMLVLILCFVERRRFSAEIVSKLGSSFSLAPFIIVVAVCTLLAMVATLPVAQLFFFHILLIKKGISTYDYIIALREQDQEQEQLAVGGQQSPQMSQVSSFTGLSSTSSFNQFHRGAWCTPPRLFLEDQVSYFHYLESYCECNLPWLRLFLKNLLIRFFLLYEANPFN, encoded by the exons CTTATTCTGCAGTGGGCTGTTGGGATGCTTGTGCTGATACTGTGTTTTGTTGAGAGAAGGAGATTTTCTGCTGAAATTGTTTCAAAGCTGGGTAGTAGCTTTTCCTTGGCACCCTTTATCATTGTGGTG GCTGTGTGCACTTTATTAGCCATGGTTGCTACTCTTCCAGTTGCACAACTTTTCTTCTTccatattcttttaataaaaaag GGAATCAGCACCTATGATTACATTATTGCTTTGAGGGAGCAAGATCAGGAGCAGGAGCAACTTGCTGTTGGTGGGCAGCAAAGTCCGCAAATGTCCCAAGTGAGCTCTTTTACTGGACTAAGCAGCACCAGTTCTTTCAATCAATTCCATCGGGGTGCATGGTGTACTCCGCCAAGATTATTCCTTGAGGATCAggtatcatactttcattatttAGAAAGTTATTGTGAATGTAATTTACCATGgttaagattatttttgaaaaaccttttaataagattttttttactgtACGAGGCAAATCCatttaattaa